The proteins below are encoded in one region of Aspergillus nidulans FGSC A4 chromosome III:
- a CDS encoding aspartate-semialdehyde dehydrogenase (transcript_id=CADANIAT00005629) — MASFPKKKCGVLGATGSVGQRFILLLAEHPFLELHAIGASERSAGKKYKDAVRWKQSTPMSEKLSDLVLRNCKAENFTDCDLVFSGLNSDVAGDLEMEFIKADIPVFSNAKNYRKHPVVPLVVPTVNPNHLDLIPHQRKHFGLKKGFLVCNSNCAVIGIVIPFAALQAKFGPVEEVEVFTEQAVSGAGYPGVPSMDIMDNVIPFISGEEDKLENEAQKILGSLTADATAFDEQQGLRIGATCTRVGVTDGHMAFVSLRFKNRPAPSAEQVVQAMREYQSEAQKLGCPSAPAEAIKVFDEPDRPQPRLDRDINRGYTVSVGRVREGNQGGYFDIRFAALSHNTVIGAAGSSILNAEVAVIKGYI, encoded by the exons ATGGCGTCGTTTCCCAAAAAGAAGTGCG GTGTTCTTGGTGCCACCGGCTCGGTAGGCCAAAGATTCATTCTGTTGCTCGCGGAGCATCCTTTCCTGGAGCTACATGCCATCGGTGCCTCAGAGCGGTCTGCGGGCAAGAAATACAAGGACGCAGTACGATGGAAACAGAGTACGCCAATGTCTGAGAAGCTCAGCGACCTAGTTCTACGGAACTGCAAGGCCGAGAATTTCACTGATTGCGACCTCGTGTTCTCTGGCTTAAACAGTGATGTTGCAGGTGATCTAG AAATGGAATTCATCAAGGCTGATATCCCTGTCTTCTCAAACGCGAAGAACTACCGCAAACATCCCGTTGTCCCGCTCGTTGTTCCCACAGTTAACCCTAATCACCTCGACCTCATTCCTCACCAGCGCAAACATTTCGGCCTGAAGAAGGGATTTTTGGTCTGTAACTCTAACTGCGCCGTCATCGGAATCGTTATTCCATTTGCTGCCCTCCAGGCCAAGTTCGGCCCAGTCGAAGAGGTAGAGGTTTTCACAGAACAAGCCGTGTCTGGAGCTGGCTACCCGGGCGTTCCCAGTATGGATATCATGGACAACGTTATCCCCTTCATcagcggcgaggaggataaaCTTGAGAATGAAGCCCAGAAGATCCTTGGTTCACTGACAGCGGATGCCACCGCTTTCGACGAGCAGCAAGGACTTAGGATCGGAGCCACCTGCACAAGAGTTGGTGTCACCGACGGCCACATGGCGTTCGTTTCTCTGCGTTTCAAGAACCGCCCAGCTCCCAGCGCTGAACAAGTGGTGCAAGCCATGAGAGAATACCAGTCAGAAGCTCAGAAGCTTGGATGTCCATCTGCCCCGGCCGAGGCCATCAAAGTGTTCGATGAGCCCGACAGGCCGCAGCCAAGACTAGACCGAGACATCAACAGGGGTTACACAGTCAGCGTGGGACGAGTGCGCGAGGGTAACCAGGGTGGTTATTTCGATATACGATTCGCAGCTCTCTCACACAACACTGTCATCGGGGCTGCTGGATCTTCAATCCTCAACGCCGAAGTGGCAGTTATCAAGGGATACATCTAG
- a CDS encoding uncharacterized protein (transcript_id=CADANIAT00005631), with protein MPDTLFLLGREVERLVNAPYAPSLQDLYSLVQQAPLAVVTWAAQKPCQVAALVDVLVDGLSRSRSALPLITSFARAQEFRDNLLQRYPYLLDQFLHQTIEGSEPGYLPLCIRLLSSPLPCDIIPPANLAVFVMQLIERMRANPCMDTVRPLFSISSCLQATGILSELPLEVMSCFQAELTNTLRNLEDHMGNLLCLATFARLVSSQNSSVDAEDGTNMPTWLQTIRHFFGPKRGLKTLDLVVLRVILACSSSYGNLTVEESAESVRLAISICDSVDGEQRTRWIEGNSIKLAKLLEKITRDGIDQGVQMLVLPTQIIPRLVKAHAACSGQAAIDNALEYVITSLSTSTTDKASFAKLQISRLVLQGLRFPNLQPAGIVSEQHCNAINNLTKSFPRQQPFASKCDGAVICYSSALRLENDLLCDLLAFWAEATLPRNTKEPSFSSGTAMLIDFLSRSKLLLPDSKCATSQIKPLETRSANPTLKIRETVDIPRNNWRNDMRDVMMANSKMLNDSIMQKVEDICYDLEQRCGNIEAPLKVAEEERTKYYLETEQLKEQNRGLETQLQQATSTNAELREEMSRLAGHAGSATDRVNELSTSLAQARHELEELQRTSQDALSIQRESFKTRELDLVASLTEREERLDELQEEIKCQTVANGELRVNLADTSKVRESLIGEIAAFKAEVSSLQTKLEENKASLTQKDESIKQLVVEKGRADELAKDLQHKLHEETSKAEILGAALQETTERFKSELEELQRQSEAQSLRIAEEAAERKSEVMSLQRIIHETKSDAAKELQTKEKRVQHLERKVQLLREERAAKAREFSEAQQHISRLMGVMGFKPLGPLDNRVSSRQRSRPSSEQPSPNTMQTQTDSGAVTFENRQDDPLGTSIEYATPRPNSCSPKRSRNHAFPSVLSSPSQSQESSEKQRKSLSQSTRKRLQERKPLGEVDHNSQHQHSTEITTCSRRESFNDSQFSCPPDQNHLGDIDLDLDMEFSRDFVFTSTSTSELDGFART; from the exons ATGCCCGATACACTTTTTCTCTTGGGCCGTGAGGTGGAACGATTGGTGAACGCGCCTTATGCGCCGTCGCTCCAG GATCTCTATAGCCTCGTACAGCAAGCCCCTTTGGCTGTGGTTACCTGGGCGGCTCAAAAGCCTTGCCAGGTTGCGGCTCTCGTCGACGTCCTTGTTGATGGCCTGTCACGGTCCCGCTCAGCCCTGCCCTTAATTACGAGCTTCG CACGGGCACAAGAATTTCGGGATAACCTGCTCCAGCGATATCCCTACCTTCTCGACCAATTTCTTCACCAGACTATTGAAGGCAGCGAACCTGGC TATCTTCCACTATGCATTCGGCTCCTCTCTTCACCATTACCTTGCGATATCATCCCACCGGCCAATCTTGCAGTCTTTGTAATGCAGTTGATTGAGAGGATGAGAGCGAATCCATGCATGGACACTGTTCGGCCACTATTCTCAATCTCCAGCTGTCTTCAAGCAACCGGAATTCTATCTGAACTCCCGCTGGAAGTCATGTCATGTTTCCAGGCAGAGCTCACAAATACGCTGCGCAACCTGGAGGACCATATGGGCAATCTGCTGTGCCTAGCAACTTTTGCTAGGCTAGTATCATCCCAGAATAGCAGCGTTGACGCAGAAGATGGCACTAACATGCCGACATGGTTGCAGACTATCAGACATTTCTTTGGCCCTAAGCGAGGCCTAAAAACGCTAGACCTCGTTGTTCTTCGAGTTATtcttgcttgctcttctaGCTATGGTAACCTCACCGTAGAAGAGTCAGCAGAGAGCGTTCGTCTGGCGATTAGCATATGTGATAGTGTTGATGGGGAACAGCGAACGCGATGGATTGAAGGAAATTCGATCAAGCTCGCCAAACTCCTCGAGAAGATTACCAGGGATGGTATCGATCAGGGTGTTCAGATGTTG GTTCTTCCTACTCAGATTATACCTCGATTAGTGAAGGCGCATGCG GCTTGTTCAGGACAAGCTGCAATAGATAACGCGCTAGAGTACGTCATAACTTCGTTGTCCACAAGTACAACCGACAAGGCGAGTTTCGCCAAGTTACAGATCTCGAGATTAGTGCTCCAAGGCTTGCGATTTCCGAATCTGCAACCTGCGGGCATTGTGTCAGAGCAGCATTGCAATGCCATAAACAACCTGACGAAGAGTTTCCCAAGACAGCAGCCTTTCGCATCGAAATGTGATGGGGCTGTCATTTGCTACTCCTCAGCATTGAGGTTAGAGAACGATTTGCTGTGCGATTTACTTGCCTTCTGGGCTGAAGCAACGCTCCCACGAAACACGAAAGAACCATCATTTTCATCCGGGACCGCCATGCTGATCGACTTCCTGAGTAGAAgcaagctgttgctgcccgATTCAAAATGCGCCACGTCGCAAATTAAACCTCTAGAAACGCGGTCTGCTAACCCAACCCTCAAAATTCGCGAGACAGTCGATATTCCGAGGAATAACTGGAGAAATGATATGAGAGATGTGATGATGGCAAACTCCAAGATGTTGAACGATAGCATTATGCAGAAAGTCGAGGATATCTGCTACGATCTGGAGCAACGCTGTGGCAATATCGAAGCTCCGCTCAAAGTcgccgaggaagaacgcACAAAGTATTACCTGGAAACGGAACAGCTGAAAGAGCAGAATCGCGGACTAGAGACCCAGCTGCAACAAGCGACAAGTACAAACGCAGAGCTTCGAGAGGAGATGTCTCGTTTAGCAGGGCACGCTGGTTCGGCCACTGATCGCGTTAACGAGCTGTCCACGAGTCTGGCTCAAGCCCGGCATGAgctcgaagagctgcagcGTACATCGCAGGATGCTCTCTCCATCCAGCGAGAATCGTTTAAAACTAGAGAACTTGACCTTGTGGCGTCCCTCAcggaaagagaagagcgCCTGGACGAACTTCAAGAAGAGATCAAATGTCAAACGGTAGCCAATGGAGAACTGAGGGTGAACTTGGCAGACACCTCCAAAGTTAGAGAGTCCCTTATCGGAGAGATAGCTGCATTTAAGGCTGAGGTCTCTTCCTTACAAACAAAACTTGAAGAGAATAAGGCTTCTCTAACGCAAAAGGACGAAAGCATCAAACAGCTGGTGGTAGAGAAGGGAAGAGCAGATGAGTTGGCGAAAGATCTGCAGCATAAG TTACACGAGGAAACATCCAAGGCCGAAATCCTTGGTGCTGCTCTCCAAGAGACAACTGAAAGATTCAAGTCGGAATTGGAGGAGCTGCAACGGCAATCCGAAGCACAAAGCTTAAGAATAGCTGAGGAG GCTGCGGAGCGAAAGTCAGAGGTTATGTCTCTGCAACGCATAATACATGAAACTAAATCGGATGCCGCGAAAGAGCTgcaaacaaaagaaaagcggGTCCAGCACCTGGAAAGAAAA GTGCAACTTCtacgagaagaacgagcaGCTAAAGCACGTGAATTCTCGGAAGCACAGCAGCATATTAGTCGACTAATGGGCGTTATGGGCTTCAAACCCCTTGGGCCTTTGGATAATCGAGTCTCGAGCAGACAACGCTCTCGGCCTTCGTCCGAGCAACCCTCGCCCAACACGATGCAGACGCAAACGGACTCGGGGGCGGTAACTTTCGAGAATCGCCAGGATGATCCTCTGGGCACGTCTATCGAATATGCTACACCTCGGCCTAATAGTTGTAGCCCCAAACGATCTCGCAACCACGCGTTTCCTTCGGTCCTGTCGTCGCCTTCTCAGTCACAGGAGAGCAGTGAGAAACAGAGGAAATCTTTATCTCAAAGCACACGTAAGAGGCTGCAAGAACGAAAACCTCTGGGAGAGGTAGATCACAACAGTCAGCATCAACATAGTACCGAGATAACGACATGCAGTCGTCGAGAGAGCTTCAATGACAGTCAGTTCAGTTGCCCGCCGGACCAGAATCACCTTGGCGATATCGACTTGGATCTGGACATGGAGTTCTCGAGGGATTTCGTTTTTACCAGCACGTCTACGTCTGAGCTTGACGGATTTGCACGCACATGA
- a CDS encoding uncharacterized protein (transcript_id=CADANIAT00005630): MRPSSLISRGFPANPRMLCRAGSRPIPFASAVRLTSSTSRRGENDQKSSHNSSSSSSAGNSANSWSLGRMAVVASLAAGIGYGIGNSDQLLEPKDAGTPRYGTAKDFEKAIAELQVKLGEDAISTDEDDLQRHGFSEWSSVNAQRLPVAIAYPSSTEDVSEIAKICNKYKMPMVPYSGGSSLEANFSAAYGGLTIDFAYMNKILDLHEADMDVVVQPSIQWMDLNEKIKDTGLFFPVDPGPSAMIGGSEGTLGIVTEATLKLAPIPEETRVGVVSFPTIRDAASTAMQLVRKGVPVQCMEILDDVQMDVINKAGGTGRTWKTLPTLFFKFSGTKAGVADSINLTRNLAKANKAEAFEFAKNDAEAHDLWSARKQSLWSMMALRPEGSEVWSTDVAVPISRLPDIIELEISKKELDDLGIFASILGHIGDGNFHSSIMYDPKNADERQRVEKVVHDMVDRALEMEGSCTVTICVFPTLGHERLTPLQGEHGVGLGKKSSLKKELGPNTIGAMRNIKKAFDPHWLLNPGKIFDPQG, encoded by the exons ATGAGACCCTCGTCCCTGATATCTCGGGGATTCCCCGCAAATCCCCGCATGCTGTGTCGGGCAGGTTCTCGGCCCATCCCTTTTGCCAGCGCCGTTCGGTTGACGAGCTCAACATCCAGACGTGGTGAGAATGATCAGAAGAGTAGTCACAactcgagctcgagctcaTCTGCCGGAAACTCGGCGAATTCCTGGTCCTTGGGCCGGATGGCTGTTGTCGCGTCGCTAGCTGCTGGAATCGGCTACGGAATTGGCAACTCGGACCAACTGTTGGAGCCCAAGGACGCTGGCACCCCACGGTATGGAACCGCAAAAGATTTCGAAAAG GCCATCGCTGAGCTTCAGGTTAAATTGGGAGAAGATGCGATTAGCACGGATGAAGACGACCTACAACGACATGGCTTCTCGGAGTGGTCAAGCGTCAATGCGCAGCGCTTACCGGTCGCCATTGCCTACCCATCCAGTACAGAGGACGTTTCGGAGATTGCAAAAATCTGCAACAAATACAAGATGCCAATGGTTCCGTACTCCGGTGGTTCCAGTCTGGAAGCAAACTTTTCAGCTGCCTATGGCGGCTTGACGATTGACTTTGCATACATGAACAAAATTCTGGACCTACATGAAGCAGACATGGACGTTGTGGTACAACCGTCTATCCAGTGGATGGATCTCAACGAGAAAATCAAAGACACTGGGCTCTTCTTTCCGGTCGATCCAGGTCCATCTGCCATGATTGGCG GGTCAGAAGGGACACTTGGTATTGTTACCGAAGCTACCCTCAAGCTGGCCCCGATTCCCGAGGAGACACGAGTTGGAGTTGTTTCCTTCCCTACAATCCGCGATGCTGCATCCACCGCGATGCAGCTGGTAAGGAAAGGGGTTCCTGTCCAGTGCATGGAAATTCTCGACGATGTCCAAATGGATGTTATTAACAAAGCGGGGGGGACGGGAAGAACTTGGAAGACGCTACCcacgctcttcttcaaattCTCTGGAACAAAAGCAGGCGTTGCTGACAGCATCAATCTGACGAGAAACCTTGCTAAAGCCAACAAGGCTGAAGCCTTTGAGTTTGCGAAGAACGACGCAGAAGCACACGACTTATGGTCAGCGAGGAAACAGTCTCTTTGGAGTATGATGGCCTTGCGACCAGAAGGCTCAGAAGTGTGGTCTACTGATGTTGCCGTCCCCATCTCAAGGCTACCAGATATTATCG AATTAGAAATTTCAAAGAAGGAGCTTGACGACCTCGGCATCTTTGCTAGTATCCTAGGTCACATTGGCGATGGAAACTTCCATTCAAGCATTATGTACGATCCCAAAAATGCCGACGAAAGGCAACGCGTGGAGAAAGTGGTGCACGATATGGTTGACCGCGCACTAGAAATGGAGGGCTCTTGCACGGTAACAATCTGCGTATTTCCTACATTAGGGCACGAAAGGCTGACTCCGCTACAGGGCGAACATGGCGTCGGCTTAGGCAAAAAATCGTCCCTCAAGAAAGAGCTCGGCCCGAATACCATTGGAGCTATGCGcaacatcaagaaggcttTCGACCCACATTGGCTGTTGAACCCAGGGAAAATCTTTGATCCCCAAGGTTAG